Proteins co-encoded in one Arachis hypogaea cultivar Tifrunner chromosome 13, arahy.Tifrunner.gnm2.J5K5, whole genome shotgun sequence genomic window:
- the LOC140177512 gene encoding uncharacterized protein, with the protein MDEGNMESQLDLYGPELLNSINCSVLPPHKLILKVGVPVMLLRNIDQSSGLCNGIRLQVRKLGNHVIEREVLTGNNVSHIALIPRMNMIPTNETVPVRFQRRQFPIIVSFAMTINKSQGQTLSHVGLYLPKPVFTHGQLYVALSGVKTKRDLKVLLMNHIEMSANSTINVVYREVFEKIVF; encoded by the coding sequence ATGGATGAAGGGAATATGGAGAGTCAACTAGATCTCTATGGTCCTGAATTACTGAATAGCATAAATTGCTCTGTTTTGCCTccacataaattaatactcaaggtTGGTGTTCCGGTGATGTTACTGAGGAATATTGACCAATCCAGTGGTCTTTGTAATGGTATAAGGCTACAAGTTAGGAAGCTTGGAAATCATGTCATAGAACGTGAAGTTTTAACGGGTAACAATGTTAGTCATATTGCTTTGATTCcaagaatgaatatgataccaacAAATGAAACCGTCCCAGTTAGATTCCAACGAAGACAGTTTCCCATAATAGTATCGTTTGCCATGACAATTAATAAGTCTCAGGGACAAACTTTATCTCATGTTGGATTGTACTTGCCCAAACCAGTTTTTACACATGGCCAACTATATGTGGCACTTTCAGGAGTTAAGACTAAGAGAGATTTAAAAGTTTTACTTATGAATCACATAGAAATGTCTGCAAATTCAACCATCAATGTTGTTTATAGAGAAGTCTTTGAAAAAATAGTAttctaa
- the LOC112737821 gene encoding uncharacterized protein isoform X1: MFKVGIQGMQIMKPQRPKEIHLSKSNGAKKVISTATGICLQLGLVSREDNVEVEMANWEVENLTFTVKQPIEVVLTSDEAQHLPFLCKSEVDFMGMQEVKALTRFSLLSIAEMIVSIIEDFVHHRS; the protein is encoded by the exons GTTGGAATCCAAGGGATGCAGATCATGAAGCCGCAGAGACCGAAAGAGATTCATTTGTCAAAATCAAATGGTGCTAAAAAAGTTATCAGTACTGCTACGGGAATTTGTCTTCAGCTGGGTTTGGTATCAAGGGAGGATAACGTTGAAGTTGAAATGGCTAATTGGGAAGTGGAAAATCTAACGTTCACTGTTAAGCAACCG ATAGAGGTGGTTTTAACCAGTGATGAGGCTCAACACCTTCCTTTTTTGTGCAAATCTGAAGTTGATTTCATGGGCATGCAGGAAGTGAAGGCATTGACAAGATTTTCTCTGCTAAGCATAGCAGAGATGATAGTGTCCATAATAGAGGATTTTGTCCATCACCGAAGCTGA
- the LOC112733161 gene encoding probable CCR4-associated factor 1 homolog 9 — MMRVDEIEQLQQPRVFLCHRPWLLVFHHFIVLPRFVEPLSLLEPSPNSSVVSSLIDKNRFVSIDTEFLGVVILTRNKNYRNLVPEETYQVMKANVDVLKIIQLGFTLPDEHGNLPDLGTNNRTHYIWQSNFQDFNLMRDIHAKDSVALLHSQGIDFARAVAGVSSVHFAKLAAASGLLFNKALTWVTFHGAYDIGYLVKILTSGVLSTSLGKFLVLVKELFGGNAYDVKHVMGFCNGLYGGLEKVADTLQVDRIAGKYHQAGSDSLLTCHTFHKIRETYFLANDDGFREYVNVFFGLEIAKA, encoded by the exons ATGATGCGGGTGGATGAAATAGAACAACTTCAACAACCGAGAGTTTTTCTATGCCACCgcccatggttgttggttttccACCATTTTATCGTGCTGCCAAGGTTTGTTGAACCACTGTCGCTTCTAGAGCCTAGTCCCAATAGTTCGGTTGTGAGCAG CCTGATCGACAAAAATCGATTTGTCTCCATTGACACTGAATTTCTCGGTGTAGTCATCCTAACCCGCAACAAGAACTACCGGAATCTTGTCCCAGAAGAAACTTACCAAGTCATGAAGGCCAATGTGGACGTTCTCAAAATCATTCAGCTTGGATTCACTCTGCCAGATGAGCACGGCAACCTCCCTGACCTAGGAACCAACAACAGAACTCACTACATCTGGCAGTCCAATTTTCAAGACTTCAACCTCATGCGTGACATCCACGCAAAGGACTCTGTGGCACTCCTACATAGCCAGGGCATCGACTTTGCACGCGCAGTGGCTGGAGTTTCTTCGGTGCATTTTGCGAAGTTGGCAGCAGCATCTGGGCTACTGTTCAACAAAGCACTGACATGGGTCACATTCCATGGTGCTTATGATATTGGATATTTGGTGAAGATTCTGACGTCGGGTGTACTTTCGACAAGCTTGGGAAAGTTCTTGGTGCTTGTAAAAGAGCTGTTTGGGGGAAATGCTTATGATGTGAAGCATGTGATGGGGTTCTGCAATGGCCTTTATGGTGGTTTGGAAAAAGTGGCTGACACACTTCAAGTGGACCGAATTGCTGGAAAGTACCATCAGGCTGGGTCTGATAGCTTGCTCACCTGCCACACCTTTCACAAGATTAGAGAAACTTATTTTTTGGCTAATGATGATGGGTTTAGAGAATATGTTAATGTATTTTTTGGGTTAGAAATTGCAAAAGCTTAA